Part of the Citrus sinensis cultivar Valencia sweet orange chromosome 2, DVS_A1.0, whole genome shotgun sequence genome, TAACCTATTTTAATGACGTCCACttcaatatattttagatGATTCGGCCGGCAaagattaatttacaaaaatgtgAAGTATTTACCTATTAGTCCCAACAAGTCATTCTCTAGTAGAGATGACTACgtttcttaaaatatatactCAATATCTCAGTAACGTTGTAAAATATCGAATCTGTATTTGTAATCAAGAATAATTACAGCCAGACTTCCAACAaagtatatatgtatgtgcAAGCGAATGAAATCGGGAGAAAAAAGTTATAGTAAAACAATTGATTAAAAGAATAGGAAAAACTTTGTCCCATTCTAgttgaatttattgaattccataaataaaatacaaatataattttttttaatacaattatgCACATCTTAATTTCCAAGATTAAATGAAAtgtgctaaaaaaaattaacaataattgtGAAATTCTTCAATAGTACAATTGTACAAATAACAAAGGACATCTCACAcacaaaaaagtgattttacAAGTTACAACTGGATCTCATTGCTTAATCGCCTAGAAGCAACTAAGTGCTTATAGATCTCCTCGACCAACCTGGTGTCAACTTGGTCACCGGTAGAGGCCCAAACAAGATGTCGAGGTTTAGCAGGCTTTTTGCCTCCGAGAAAGCCTCCGTTAGCCATCTTGTTGGCTAAACAAATCATCATGCCAGCATAAGCATCATTAAGCTTTGCCAAAAGTTTGATGGGCGAGACAATTTTCCAATGCAGCTTTGGGATTCTTCTGATTCTCCAAAGCCGCCGCCGCCGAGGAGCATCGGGAGACCCACCACCGAGCCATAAAACCGGTAGCTTCTTTCTGCTATGAGTTGCTCCGCTGATCCTCTGGTATTTTCTTCTCCTCCAGTGTCTCCTGAAGCTCTCAAAATATTCGCCTGCAGGAAGaattgccattttttttttgtgtgtgtgtgtataaatgCTATTGCTTTGCTGTgtgtatgttttttttttttgtgtttaaaagGATGACTTATATAGAGGGAGGAATGGTACTGAATTGCTTTAATGGGTGTTCGTGTTTCTTCGTGTCAACAACTTAACAACATttgcaaatataatataatacaattaagCAACATTTGTATCACATTGGTCAAAAATAGCACGTTTGACGAAACgagttgaataaataaataagaaaatcaactAGTAAGAACTTTCTTGGACGGCTAGAATATCTCATCATCACCTCACCGGTCAAACTAGATTCCACGGTTAGCGTatccataatttaataacttaagAATATTGTTGATTGCTCTGCTTTCGCCCGGGTCGAAACAACAGTAATTAAGAACTGTTCGGAAAGAAGATTTGAAGCATATACATATTTAtggatttaattaataatttataaaaacgGGTCAACGGGAGTTAATTTGCCGAAGAAACCCAGGGGCAGAGCCAATTCCGGATCACTGGGGGCTCAAGCTCTCCCTAGGAAACTATTCCTTTCCTGTCTTTTAGCCCTGTTAAaggtataatttaattgagaCTTCATCGGTGGGCTATTCTCATCAGTAACTCGCCTTATAATAATTAAGGAAAAGGATAAATACACCCTCAACGTTTAGGTAAAGGGATAAAAACTCTcttaatgtttcaaaaaagacatttacacctcaatttattataattttatcattatactCTTctatcatataaaaaaaaattattagattatccaatttgtctatgtattgttaataaaattataaatatatcctCAGTGCCTTattcctctatttaaatttttattaataaccaattttcaaaaaagacatctacacacttaaaaaaaattgtaaataaattataattttaaaaataaaattggttattaataccataataaataacataggAAATTGGTTATAAATGTACAAGTTTAAATGATTGACATGTGGAGAATTGTtaaatatacaagtttaaattttaaataaaattggttattaataactaattttatttttaaaattataatttatttacaattttttaggTGTATAGAtatcttttttgaaaattagttattgataaaaatttaaatagaggaattgggcaatgagggtatatttataatttttttataatattcaatttgtctatttataatgttattaacaatatatagacaaattggataatctaataattttttttatatgctagaagggtataatggtaaaattataataaattagggtgtaaatgtcttttttgaaatattaggGGGGTTTTTGTCCCTTTACCTAAACGTTGGGGGTGTGTTTGTCATTTTCCctaataattatacaaacGATGAAGTAGATTAATAAGATGATGACATGTTGGTTTTATGatgaatttgtataaaaaattaattgtgtgTTGCTCAGACTGGAATAAAATCCCAATTTCTAGTTATCACATAATATCTTTTTGATATCTTTTATATTAAGCTCTCCCACGATTTCTCTTGAATTTTGTAACGATCTCATGTCACATGTCTATTATTGATAGTATATGGttgagatttaattatttctatattcTTATTTACTAGCAATCAATCAGTCAATCAcccacataaattttatttaaaaatatcactGATCAATTTATGTGAGGACTATCTATtcatatagaaaaatataaacaaaaaatggctactcattaaagatttttttttttacataaaaattaatttgaagtttatttatttactaatttcattaaaaagaaaaaaagtctGCCACTAATATTTTTGGCTCTGCTTTGGTAGAACCGAATAGGCAACTCTTAACAGGAGGGGACAACTAAAACATCTAAAGAAGTTAAATTTAACATTTCTCTAAACCATTATTTCTGTCATACTTTCCTTAAGCTTGATTCCTTTCCCGTTTCTTGTTTCCCGTTTGCTTTCTTCGGTgcaaataaagataaaatgaaacaagatCGAGGACTAACACTTTTAGTAGAAGATTTACGGGGCAC contains:
- the LOC107175609 gene encoding uncharacterized protein LOC107175609; protein product: MAILPAGEYFESFRRHWRRRKYQRISGATHSRKKLPVLWLGGGSPDAPRRRRLWRIRRIPKLHWKIVSPIKLLAKLNDAYAGMMICLANKMANGGFLGGKKPAKPRHLVWASTGDQVDTRLVEEIYKHLVASRRLSNEIQL